From a single Brassica napus cultivar Da-Ae chromosome C9, Da-Ae, whole genome shotgun sequence genomic region:
- the LOC106413274 gene encoding glutathione S-transferase T3-like, producing the protein MDPNNLPSKSSSYVGLLHSQQGSVFHENFPYESFHSSVNFGESQPFPAFSSQQSQDAPLEPPVQTPAARGVRRKWNPADDEVLISAWLNTSKDAIVANEQRSGAFWKRVAAYYAGSPHGREDGGREHGCCKKRWHRINEDVNKFCAAYSAAEREMRSGESDTDVLKKAHDIFFSDQEHKFTLEHAWCVLRFEQKWLSLNTPTTGGISKRKNVEVNSQTSTNEGFVDVESRPEGVKAAKAKRNTGKGTTVAEIATVWEMKKDNLVRKERLSRLAILDTLLTRTEPLTEAEVVVKNKLLAELF; encoded by the coding sequence ATGGATCCAAACAATCTTCCTAGCAAGTCCTCTAGCTACGTAGGACTACTTCACAGTCAACAAGGTAGCGTGTTccatgaaaactttccttatgaaAGTTTTCATTCTAGTGTTAACTTCGGAGAATCACAGCCTTTTCCGGCTTTCAGCTCACAACAATCTCAAGATGCACCATTAGAGCCACCAGTACAGACACCAGCTGCCCGTGGTGTAAGGCGCAAATGGAATCCAGCAGATGACGAGGTGTTGATCAGTGCGTGGCTTAACACTTCGAAGGATGCGATTGTTGCAAATGAGCAGAGGTCGGGGGCCTTCTGGAAACGGGTTGCTGCTTATTATGCAGGAAGTCCCCATGGAAGAGAGGATGGTGGGAGAGAGCACGGTTGTTGCAAGAAGAGGTGGCACAGAATTAATGAAGATGTTAACAAGTTCTGTGCCGCATACTCGGCAGCAGAGCGAGAAATGAGAAGTGGTGAGAGTGACACTGACGTTCTGAAGAAGGCACATGACATTTTCTTCTCTGATCAAGAGCACAAGTTCACACTTGAACACGCTTGGTGTGTGTTGAGGTTTGAACAGAAGTGGCTCAGCCTCAACACACCCACGACTGGTGGCATTTCGAAGAGGAAGAATGTGGAGGTAAATTCCCAAACATCTACCAACGAAGGCTTCGTTGATGTTGAGAGCAGGCCCGAAGGTGTCAAGGCTGCTAAGGCTAAAAGAAACACGGGTAAAGGGACCACTGTGGCTGAGATTGCGACCGTTTGGGAAATGAAGAAGGACAATTTGGTGAGGAAGGAGAGACTGTCGAGGCTAGCAATACTAGACACTCTCCTTACTCGTACTGAACCATTGACTGAGGCGGAAGTAGTTGTGAAGAATAAGCTCCTAGCCGAGttattctga
- the LOC106412186 gene encoding U-box domain-containing protein 31 isoform X1 yields MPMFQPFKGGGFDGHVIDLHTAVKDGVLGGGDGGEVKTAAVENELDLKTMITNLELPETPSVFICPISLEPMQDPVTLCTGQTYERSNILKWLSLGHRTCPTTMQELWDDAVTPNKTLHQLIHAWFSQKYVMMKKRSEDVQGRVIEIVGALRKAKGKEKVHALSELKGVVMAHEIAKKSVVDEGGVFVISSLLTPFTSHAVGSEAVAILVNLELDAVSKAGLMQPARVSLMVDMLNDGSIETKINCARLIGRLVEERGFRAELVSSHSLLVGLMRLVKDRRRRSGVSPALALLKSISVHKQVRSLMVSVEAVPQLVDVLPCLGPDCLESALYVLDSLSSDNEGVTALKDSVNTIPNTVRLLMRVSETCTAYSVSILWSVCRLASRECSSLAVELGLAAKLLLVIQSGCDPALKQRSAELLKLCSLHYSDTMFISKWEEREKKSRSIFGSGDRPARERACCHRSP; encoded by the exons ATGCCAATGTTTCAGCCGTTCAAAGGCGGTGGCTTCGACGGCCACGTCATAGATCTACACACGGCGGTCAAAGACGGCGTCCTCGGCGGCGGAGATGGCGGAGAAGTCAAAACCGCGGCGGTGGAGAACGAACTAGATCTCAAAACGATGATTACAAACCTTGAATTACCAGAAACACCCTCGGTCTTCATCTGCCCCATCTCTCTAGAGCCGATGCAAGATCCAGTCACGCTCTGCACCGGTCAGACCTACGAGAGGTCCAACATCCTCAAATGGCTTAGCCTAGGACACCGCACTTGCCCCACCACGATGCAAGAGCTCTGGGACGACGCCGTCACGCCGAACAAGACGCTTCACCAGCTGATCCACGCTTGGTTCTCGCAAAAGTATGTAATGATGAAGAAACGGTCGGAGGATGTTCAGGGGCGAGTGATCGAGATCGTTGGGGCGTTGAGGAAGGCGAAAGGGAAAGAGAAAGTTCACGCTTTGAGCGAGCTTAAGGGAGTTGTGATGGCCCACGAGATCGCTAAGAAGAGTGTTGTTGACGAAGGTGGAGTCTTTGTCATCTCTtctcttttgactccttttacTTCCCACGCCGTTGGATCAGAAGCTGTGGCGATTTTGGTTAATTTAGAGCTTGATGCTGTTTCGAAAGCGGGGCTGATGCAGCCCGCTAGGGTCTCGTTGATGGTTGACATGTTGAACGATGGTTCGATCGAGACGAAAATCAACTGCGCGAGGCTGATCGGGAGGTTGGTCGAGGAGAGAGGGTTTAGAGCAGAGCTTGTTTCTAGTCACAGTTTGCTCGTCGGGTTAATGAGATTGGTTAAAGATAGACGGCGAAGAAGCGGTGTCTCGCCAGCTTTGGCGCTGCTCAAATCGATTTCGGTTCATAAACAAGTTAGAAGCTTGATGGTTAGTGTCGAAGCAGTTCCTCAGTTAGTTGACGTGTTGCCTTGTTTAGGACCAGATTGTTTGGAATCAGCTCTTTATGTTTTGGACTCATTGTCTTCGGATAACGAAGGAGTAACGGCGTTGAAAGATTCTGTTAACACGATTCCCAATACGGTTAGGTTGCTGATGAGAGTATCTGAGACGTGCACGGCCTACTCGGTTTCGATTCTTTGGTCGGTTTGCAGATTAGCTTCTCGAGAGTGTTCGTCTCTTGCGGTTGAACTTGGTTTGGCTGCTAAACTACTGCTTGTGATACAAAGTGGATGTGATCCAGCTTTGAAGCAACGTTCAGCTGAGTTGTTGAAGCTTTGTAGTTTGCATTATTCGGATACAATGTTTATTTCTAAAT gggaagagagagagaagaaaagtaGATCCATCTTCGGGTCCGGTGAtcggccggcgcgtgagcgtgcGTGCTGTCACCGGAGCCCCTAA
- the LOC106412186 gene encoding U-box domain-containing protein 31 isoform X2, protein MPMFQPFKGGGFDGHVIDLHTAVKDGVLGGGDGGEVKTAAVENELDLKTMITNLELPETPSVFICPISLEPMQDPVTLCTGQTYERSNILKWLSLGHRTCPTTMQELWDDAVTPNKTLHQLIHAWFSQKYVMMKKRSEDVQGRVIEIVGALRKAKGKEKVHALSELKGVVMAHEIAKKSVVDEGGVFVISSLLTPFTSHAVGSEAVAILVNLELDAVSKAGLMQPARVSLMVDMLNDGSIETKINCARLIGRLVEERGFRAELVSSHSLLVGLMRLVKDRRRRSGVSPALALLKSISVHKQVRSLMVSVEAVPQLVDVLPCLGPDCLESALYVLDSLSSDNEGVTALKDSVNTIPNTVRLLMRVSETCTAYSVSILWSVCRLASRECSSLAVELGLAAKLLLVIQSGCDPALKQRSAELLKLCSLHYSDTMFISKCKLAPTIQ, encoded by the coding sequence ATGCCAATGTTTCAGCCGTTCAAAGGCGGTGGCTTCGACGGCCACGTCATAGATCTACACACGGCGGTCAAAGACGGCGTCCTCGGCGGCGGAGATGGCGGAGAAGTCAAAACCGCGGCGGTGGAGAACGAACTAGATCTCAAAACGATGATTACAAACCTTGAATTACCAGAAACACCCTCGGTCTTCATCTGCCCCATCTCTCTAGAGCCGATGCAAGATCCAGTCACGCTCTGCACCGGTCAGACCTACGAGAGGTCCAACATCCTCAAATGGCTTAGCCTAGGACACCGCACTTGCCCCACCACGATGCAAGAGCTCTGGGACGACGCCGTCACGCCGAACAAGACGCTTCACCAGCTGATCCACGCTTGGTTCTCGCAAAAGTATGTAATGATGAAGAAACGGTCGGAGGATGTTCAGGGGCGAGTGATCGAGATCGTTGGGGCGTTGAGGAAGGCGAAAGGGAAAGAGAAAGTTCACGCTTTGAGCGAGCTTAAGGGAGTTGTGATGGCCCACGAGATCGCTAAGAAGAGTGTTGTTGACGAAGGTGGAGTCTTTGTCATCTCTtctcttttgactccttttacTTCCCACGCCGTTGGATCAGAAGCTGTGGCGATTTTGGTTAATTTAGAGCTTGATGCTGTTTCGAAAGCGGGGCTGATGCAGCCCGCTAGGGTCTCGTTGATGGTTGACATGTTGAACGATGGTTCGATCGAGACGAAAATCAACTGCGCGAGGCTGATCGGGAGGTTGGTCGAGGAGAGAGGGTTTAGAGCAGAGCTTGTTTCTAGTCACAGTTTGCTCGTCGGGTTAATGAGATTGGTTAAAGATAGACGGCGAAGAAGCGGTGTCTCGCCAGCTTTGGCGCTGCTCAAATCGATTTCGGTTCATAAACAAGTTAGAAGCTTGATGGTTAGTGTCGAAGCAGTTCCTCAGTTAGTTGACGTGTTGCCTTGTTTAGGACCAGATTGTTTGGAATCAGCTCTTTATGTTTTGGACTCATTGTCTTCGGATAACGAAGGAGTAACGGCGTTGAAAGATTCTGTTAACACGATTCCCAATACGGTTAGGTTGCTGATGAGAGTATCTGAGACGTGCACGGCCTACTCGGTTTCGATTCTTTGGTCGGTTTGCAGATTAGCTTCTCGAGAGTGTTCGTCTCTTGCGGTTGAACTTGGTTTGGCTGCTAAACTACTGCTTGTGATACAAAGTGGATGTGATCCAGCTTTGAAGCAACGTTCAGCTGAGTTGTTGAAGCTTTGTAGTTTGCATTATTCGGATACAATGTTTATTTCTAAATGTAAGCTTGCACCAACGATTCaataa